Proteins found in one Amycolatopsis aidingensis genomic segment:
- a CDS encoding glycerol-3-phosphate dehydrogenase/oxidase gives MGTARLGPEYREAALHSAGESELDVLVIGGGVVGAGAALDAASRGLSVALVEARDWAAGTSSRSSKLIHGGLRYLEQRDFSLVREALKERGLLLRRLAPHLVRPVPFLLPLRHRVWERAYIGAGVLLYDTMGGARALPMHRHLSRAKALELAPSLRPDALTGAIRYYDAQVDDARHTMMIARTAAQHGASVLTRARATGLLREGDRVAGATVRDLENGREITVRARRVISATGVWTDELHQAAGAKAPFSVRMSKGVHLLVPRARIRLDTGLILRTEKSVLFVIPWGQHWIIGTTDTEWRLDKAHPSVSRADLDYLLEHVNAVLRTPLTHEDIEGVYAGLRPLLAGTSAETAQLSREHAVAEPAPGLFVVAGGKYTTYRVMAKDVVDAAVRGFGAAVPRSLTDRLPLLGAVGYAELLAQREQVAADSGLPVHRIEHLLGRYGSAVRELLELIRQRPELAEPIPGGQEYLKAEAVYAVTHEGALHLEDLLTRRMRISVEAADRGLAAAPEVAQLVAPVLGWSAARTRREVEHYAERVRAELAAQDAEDDLAANTARLTAPEPVET, from the coding sequence ATGGGGACCGCACGGCTCGGGCCGGAGTACCGGGAGGCCGCGCTGCACTCGGCCGGGGAGAGTGAGCTGGACGTCCTGGTCATCGGCGGGGGAGTGGTCGGAGCGGGCGCGGCGCTGGACGCGGCCTCCCGTGGGCTTTCCGTGGCGCTGGTGGAGGCGCGGGACTGGGCGGCTGGAACCTCCAGCCGGTCCAGCAAGCTGATCCACGGCGGGCTGCGCTACCTGGAGCAGCGGGACTTCTCGCTGGTGCGGGAGGCGCTCAAGGAGCGTGGCCTGCTGCTGCGCAGGCTCGCGCCGCATCTGGTCCGGCCGGTGCCCTTCCTGCTGCCGCTGCGCCACCGGGTGTGGGAGCGGGCCTATATCGGGGCCGGGGTGCTGCTGTACGACACCATGGGCGGTGCAAGGGCGCTGCCCATGCACCGGCACCTTTCCCGCGCCAAGGCGCTGGAACTGGCGCCCTCGCTGCGGCCGGATGCGCTCACCGGAGCCATCCGGTACTACGACGCGCAGGTGGACGACGCGCGGCACACCATGATGATCGCGCGTACCGCGGCCCAGCACGGCGCAAGCGTGCTCACCAGGGCGCGGGCCACCGGGCTGCTGCGCGAAGGGGACCGAGTGGCCGGCGCGACGGTACGGGACCTCGAGAACGGCAGGGAGATCACCGTCCGGGCCCGGCGGGTGATCAGCGCGACCGGGGTGTGGACCGATGAGCTGCACCAGGCCGCCGGGGCGAAGGCGCCGTTCTCGGTACGGATGTCCAAGGGAGTGCACCTGCTGGTGCCGCGGGCGCGGATCCGGTTGGACACCGGGCTGATCCTGCGTACCGAGAAGAGCGTGCTGTTCGTGATCCCGTGGGGACAGCACTGGATCATCGGCACCACCGACACCGAATGGCGGCTGGACAAGGCCCACCCCTCGGTCAGCAGGGCGGACCTTGACTACCTGCTGGAGCACGTGAACGCGGTACTGCGCACACCGCTGACGCACGAGGACATCGAGGGCGTGTACGCGGGCCTGCGCCCACTGCTGGCCGGGACCTCGGCGGAGACGGCGCAGCTGTCCCGTGAGCACGCGGTGGCCGAACCGGCGCCGGGGCTGTTCGTGGTTGCCGGTGGCAAGTACACCACCTACCGGGTGATGGCCAAGGACGTGGTGGACGCCGCGGTGCGCGGGTTCGGCGCGGCGGTGCCGCGCTCGCTCACCGACAGGTTGCCGCTGCTCGGGGCGGTCGGATACGCCGAGCTGTTGGCGCAGCGGGAGCAGGTCGCGGCGGACAGCGGGCTGCCGGTGCACCGGATCGAGCACCTGCTCGGCCGGTACGGATCGGCGGTCCGCGAGCTGCTGGAGCTGATCCGGCAGCGACCGGAGCTGGCCGAGCCGATCCCTGGCGGGCAGGAGTACCTCAAGGCCGAGGCGGTGTATGCGGTGACCCACGAGGGTGCCCTGCACCTCGAGGACCTGCTCACCCGGCGGATGCGGATCTCGGTGGAGGCCGCCGACCGCGGGCTGGCCGCCGCGCCGGAGGTGGCGCAGCTGGTGGCCCCGGTACTCGGCTGGTCGGCCGCCCGTACCCGGCGGGAGGTTGAGCACTACGCGGAGCGGGTCCGGGCGGAGCTCGCGGCCCAGGACGCCGAGGACGACCTGGCCGCGAACACCGCCCGGCTCACCGCGCCGGAGCCGGTGGAAACCTGA
- a CDS encoding YwaF family protein yields MPGRDEFTVFGVSHVVTLMVFAVVATALVWLGRRYGRAGAVWWSGRVLGLVMLTTQVAGQAYLTFTATHIENRLPLHLSDLVGVVAAYALWSQRRWACALTYYWGIALSPQALLTPFYRGADFPSTGFLIFWAMHLFVVWVAIYLTWGLRIRPDWTVFRSTVAVTLCWAGATMGLNAVLDTNYGFLNEKPERSSMLDLLGPWPWYLIPEIVLVLVVWALMTWPWTRSRARARS; encoded by the coding sequence ATGCCGGGCAGGGACGAGTTCACCGTGTTCGGCGTCTCCCACGTGGTCACGCTCATGGTGTTCGCCGTGGTCGCGACCGCGCTGGTCTGGCTGGGTCGCCGATACGGGCGAGCCGGAGCGGTGTGGTGGTCCGGCCGGGTGCTCGGGCTGGTCATGCTCACGACCCAGGTGGCAGGGCAGGCCTATCTGACGTTCACGGCCACGCACATCGAGAATCGACTGCCACTGCATTTGTCCGATCTGGTCGGTGTCGTCGCGGCATACGCTTTGTGGTCCCAGCGTCGCTGGGCCTGCGCCCTCACCTATTACTGGGGAATCGCGCTGAGCCCGCAGGCCCTGCTCACCCCGTTCTACCGCGGCGCGGACTTCCCCAGCACGGGTTTTCTGATTTTCTGGGCTATGCACCTGTTCGTGGTGTGGGTGGCGATCTATCTCACCTGGGGGCTGCGAATCAGGCCGGATTGGACGGTCTTCCGCAGTACCGTCGCGGTGACCCTCTGCTGGGCCGGGGCCACCATGGGGCTGAACGCCGTCCTCGACACCAACTACGGCTTTCTCAACGAGAAGCCGGAGCGCAGTTCCATGCTGGACCTGCTGGGCCCCTGGCCCTGGTACCTGATTCCGGAGATCGTGCTCGTACTGGTGGTGTGGGCGCTGATGACCTGGCCCTGGACCCGCAGCCGGGCCAGGGCTCGCAGCTGA
- a CDS encoding IclR family transcriptional regulator translates to MPGPVQSIERAAAILRLLARGSGRLGVGEIASSLELAKGTAHGILRTLQAVGFVEQDATSGKYQLGAALLHLGTSYLDVNELRSRAINWADALASRSGEAVRIGAVAEGSVLVVHHVFRPDDTLQTLDVGTLLPLHATALGKVLLAYDTDLAATVQRGELESFTRRTIGSPQALTRVLAEVRDAGWAAEVEESMPGEAGIAAPIRSYGGLVVGAIGVSGAMERICDSRSRPSSTLVGYVRDAARAVSRDLGAAR, encoded by the coding sequence GTGCCTGGTCCGGTCCAATCCATCGAGCGCGCGGCCGCGATCCTGCGGCTGCTCGCCCGTGGCTCGGGGCGCCTCGGCGTCGGCGAGATCGCCAGTTCGCTGGAGCTGGCGAAGGGGACCGCGCACGGCATCCTCCGCACCCTGCAGGCGGTCGGCTTCGTCGAGCAGGACGCCACCAGCGGCAAGTACCAGCTCGGCGCGGCCCTGCTGCATCTGGGCACCAGCTACCTGGACGTCAACGAGCTCAGGTCCCGGGCAATCAACTGGGCGGACGCGCTCGCCTCGCGCAGTGGGGAGGCCGTGCGTATCGGCGCGGTGGCCGAGGGCAGCGTGCTGGTGGTGCACCACGTGTTCCGCCCGGACGACACCCTGCAAACCCTCGATGTCGGCACCCTGCTGCCGCTGCATGCCACCGCGCTGGGCAAGGTGCTGCTCGCCTACGACACCGACCTCGCCGCCACGGTGCAGCGCGGCGAGCTGGAGTCCTTCACCCGGCGCACGATCGGCAGCCCGCAGGCACTCACCCGGGTGCTGGCCGAGGTGCGCGACGCGGGCTGGGCTGCCGAGGTCGAGGAGTCGATGCCCGGCGAGGCCGGCATTGCCGCCCCGATCCGCTCCTATGGCGGCCTCGTGGTCGGCGCGATCGGCGTATCCGGCGCCATGGAACGGATCTGCGACTCCCGGTCCCGGCCGAGCTCCACTTTGGTCGGTTACGTCCGTGATGCCGCCCGCGCGGTGTCCCGCGATCTCGGGGCCGCCAGGTAA
- a CDS encoding 3-hydroxybutyrate dehydrogenase: MNPTNPAATPLRGRTALVTGGGAGIGRACVRALAESGSSVHVVDRDAKAAKAAAEEAGGTAHVLDLADPAAVHELPSEVDVLVNNAGLQHIAPVQDFPPERFTQLQQVMVTAPFLLARHCLPHMYAHGWGRIVHISSVHGLRASQGKAAYVAAKHGLEGLSKVLALEGAPYGVTSNCVAPGYVRTALVEDQIGSQAAAHGIEPGQVVDEVLLHRTAIKRLLEPEEVAAAVRWLCGPETGYLSGSSLTLDGAWTAS, from the coding sequence ATGAACCCGACGAATCCGGCCGCGACGCCGCTGCGTGGCCGCACCGCCCTGGTCACCGGGGGTGGAGCGGGCATCGGCCGAGCCTGCGTCCGCGCGCTCGCCGAGTCCGGCTCGAGTGTGCACGTGGTGGACCGCGACGCCAAGGCTGCCAAGGCCGCAGCCGAGGAGGCCGGCGGCACGGCCCACGTGCTCGACCTCGCCGACCCGGCGGCGGTGCACGAGCTGCCGTCCGAGGTGGACGTGCTGGTGAACAACGCCGGCCTGCAGCACATCGCGCCGGTGCAGGACTTCCCGCCGGAGCGGTTCACCCAGCTGCAGCAGGTGATGGTGACCGCCCCGTTCCTGCTCGCCCGGCACTGCCTGCCGCATATGTACGCCCATGGCTGGGGGCGCATCGTGCATATCTCCAGCGTGCACGGCCTGCGCGCCAGCCAGGGCAAGGCCGCCTACGTCGCGGCCAAGCACGGGCTGGAGGGCCTGAGCAAGGTGCTCGCGCTCGAGGGCGCTCCCTATGGCGTCACCAGCAACTGCGTCGCCCCCGGCTACGTGCGCACCGCACTGGTCGAGGACCAGATCGGCAGCCAGGCGGCCGCGCACGGCATCGAACCCGGTCAGGTCGTGGACGAGGTGCTGCTGCACCGCACCGCGATCAAGCGGCTGCTCGAACCCGAGGAGGTGGCCGCGGCCGTGCGCTGGCTGTGCGGTCCGGAAACCGGCTACCTCAGCGGCTCCTCGCTCACCCTGGACGGAGCCTGGACGGCTTCCTGA
- the glpK gene encoding glycerol kinase GlpK, which yields MSDYIGSIDQGTTSTRFMVFDRGGNEIARHQLEHEQIFPQAGWVEHNPTEIWERTRAVIETAMNKANLRAGDLAALGVTNQRETTVVWNRRTGRPYHNAIVWQDTRTDRIAAALDRDGRGEVIRRKAGLPPATYFSAGKLQWILENVAGVREAAEAGDAVFGTTDSWLLWNLTGGVDGGVHVTDVTNASRTMLMNLETLDWDEELLSFFGIPRRMLPAIMPSSHPELYGTTRADGPLRGAVPLAGDLGDQQAATVGQLCFRPGEAKNTYGTGNFLLLNTGHELVRSQHGLLTTVCYQFGAEKPAYALEGSIAVTGSAVQWLRDQLGIIGGASQSEALASQVEDTGGVYFVPAFSGLFAPYWRSDARGALLGLSRYSTNAHVARATLEAICYQTKDVVQAMTADSGVSLDVLRVDGGVTANQLCMQLQADILGVPVSRPVVAETTALGAAYAAGLAVGFWRSTDELEQNWQEDRRWLPSWDDQQRDKGYAGWQKAVSRTLDWVEIEE from the coding sequence ATGAGTGACTACATCGGCAGCATCGACCAGGGCACCACCAGCACCCGGTTCATGGTGTTCGACCGCGGCGGCAACGAGATCGCCCGGCACCAGCTCGAGCACGAGCAGATCTTCCCGCAGGCGGGCTGGGTTGAGCACAACCCGACGGAGATCTGGGAACGCACCCGCGCGGTGATCGAGACCGCGATGAACAAGGCGAACCTGCGGGCGGGCGATCTGGCCGCACTGGGGGTGACCAACCAGCGGGAGACCACCGTGGTGTGGAACCGCCGGACCGGGCGGCCGTACCACAACGCCATCGTCTGGCAGGACACCCGCACCGACCGGATCGCGGCCGCGCTGGACCGGGACGGCCGCGGCGAGGTCATCCGGCGCAAGGCAGGCCTGCCCCCGGCGACCTACTTCTCGGCAGGCAAACTGCAGTGGATCCTGGAGAACGTGGCGGGGGTCCGGGAGGCGGCCGAGGCCGGGGACGCGGTTTTCGGCACCACGGACAGCTGGCTGCTGTGGAACCTCACCGGCGGGGTGGACGGCGGCGTGCACGTCACCGATGTCACCAACGCCAGCCGCACCATGCTGATGAACCTGGAGACCCTGGACTGGGACGAGGAACTGCTGTCCTTCTTCGGCATTCCGCGCCGGATGCTGCCCGCCATCATGCCCTCATCCCACCCCGAGCTGTACGGGACGACAAGGGCGGACGGCCCGCTGCGCGGTGCGGTCCCGCTCGCCGGTGACCTCGGCGACCAGCAGGCGGCCACCGTCGGGCAGCTGTGCTTCCGGCCGGGCGAGGCCAAGAACACCTACGGCACCGGGAACTTCCTGCTGCTGAACACCGGGCACGAGCTGGTGCGTTCCCAGCACGGCCTGCTCACCACGGTCTGCTACCAGTTCGGCGCGGAGAAGCCGGCGTACGCACTGGAAGGTTCCATCGCGGTCACCGGTTCGGCCGTGCAGTGGCTGCGCGACCAGCTCGGCATCATCGGCGGTGCGTCGCAGAGCGAGGCACTGGCCAGCCAGGTCGAGGACACCGGCGGGGTCTATTTCGTACCTGCCTTCTCCGGGCTGTTCGCGCCCTACTGGCGTTCCGACGCCCGCGGCGCGCTGCTCGGGCTTTCCCGGTACAGCACCAACGCCCATGTCGCGCGGGCCACCCTGGAGGCAATCTGCTACCAGACCAAGGACGTGGTGCAGGCGATGACCGCCGACTCCGGGGTGAGCCTTGACGTGTTGCGAGTGGACGGTGGGGTTACCGCGAACCAGCTGTGCATGCAACTACAGGCGGACATCCTCGGCGTGCCGGTCTCCCGCCCGGTGGTCGCCGAGACCACGGCGCTGGGTGCGGCCTACGCGGCCGGGCTTGCGGTCGGGTTCTGGCGCTCCACCGACGAGCTGGAGCAGAACTGGCAGGAGGACCGGCGCTGGTTGCCGAGCTGGGACGACCAGCAGCGGGACAAGGGTTACGCGGGCTGGCAGAAGGCGGTATCGCGAACCCTGGACTGGGTCGAGATCGAGGAATGA
- a CDS encoding MIP/aquaporin family protein, translated as MVERLKARGLVGEMAAEFAGTFILIMFGCGVVAQVAAAGIGDHDSIAWAWGLGVILGVYVASRVSGGHINPAVTVALAVFRDFPWRKVGPYALAQTAGAFVAALLVRWNYSEVLASVDPGHTIETQGVFSTLPGNGVLPISDLGAFRDQIIGTAILLFLVVAITDLRNLAPPPFLAPVVVGFVVVGIGMAWGSAAGYAINPARDFGPRLASYLTGYGTAWLDQHGHPYFWVPIAGPLIGGIIGVGAYRLLIARFLPPPEPPLEPAPVPAAAARNA; from the coding sequence ATGGTCGAACGGCTCAAGGCCCGTGGGCTCGTCGGCGAGATGGCCGCCGAGTTTGCAGGCACGTTCATCCTCATCATGTTCGGCTGCGGGGTCGTGGCCCAGGTCGCCGCGGCCGGGATCGGTGACCACGACAGCATCGCCTGGGCCTGGGGGCTCGGCGTGATCCTCGGGGTCTACGTGGCCTCCAGGGTCAGCGGCGGGCACATCAACCCCGCGGTGACCGTGGCACTGGCGGTGTTCCGCGACTTCCCGTGGCGCAAGGTCGGCCCGTACGCGCTGGCGCAGACCGCTGGCGCCTTCGTGGCCGCGTTGCTGGTGCGCTGGAACTACTCCGAGGTGCTGGCCAGTGTGGACCCCGGGCACACCATCGAGACCCAGGGCGTGTTCTCCACCCTGCCGGGCAACGGGGTGCTGCCGATCAGCGACCTCGGCGCCTTCCGGGACCAGATCATCGGCACCGCGATCCTGCTGTTCCTGGTGGTGGCCATCACCGACCTGCGCAACCTCGCGCCGCCGCCCTTCCTCGCCCCGGTGGTGGTCGGCTTCGTGGTGGTCGGCATCGGCATGGCCTGGGGCAGCGCCGCCGGTTACGCGATCAACCCCGCCCGCGACTTCGGGCCCCGGCTGGCCTCCTATCTCACCGGATACGGCACGGCCTGGCTCGACCAGCACGGCCATCCCTACTTCTGGGTGCCGATAGCCGGGCCACTCATCGGCGGCATCATCGGCGTCGGGGCCTACCGCCTGCTCATCGCGCGCTTCCTGCCGCCGCCCGAACCGCCGCTCGAACCCGCCCCCGTCCCGGCCGCCGCGGCCCGCAACGCCTGA
- a CDS encoding helix-turn-helix domain-containing protein: MVRPCHDDPVTSDPVTSTVTVLRELLDLLDQAAPVERIAQVAAAAGADAEVEHAAEAALRVRRRLSEHSRREAELTALFDTASDLALLRDTDAVLRSIVHRARSLLLTDTAYLTLNDPEAGQTYMRVTEGSTSALFQRLTLNLGEGLGGLVAQTALPYATANYGTDRRFEHTPAIDAGVADEGLVAILGVPLLLGSTVIGVLYAANRSAREFSAAEVSLLTSLANHAAIALDTARLLEESRTALAELNAANEVIRAHSDAMARAQDAHDRLSDLVLRGGDTAQVAAALGSVLGARGIVVHDAAGSELAVAGHGPRELPAGLVERSRTAGRAIQDGGTWVCAILAGPELLGSITLTADTELTEADRRLFERASVVTALLLLLRRSVAETEDRLRGELITDLLTAPERDPDGLLERGRRLGIDLRDPHLVAVAHAGDVSRRRLTAAVPWLPPARMVGAHADTVVLLAQGEDPAVLGERLAGELSTAVGRPVTVGAAGPAAGPAGLVDAHAEARRCLHALLALGRGGTGTAMSGLGFVGALLGDRADIHGYVRATLGPVLDYDRRRGTELMRTLNTYFACGGSLTRAKDELHVHVNTVAQRLERIAGLLGTDWQEPERALEIQLALRLHAVSGPG; encoded by the coding sequence ATGGTGCGCCCGTGCCACGATGACCCGGTGACCAGCGACCCGGTGACCAGCACGGTGACGGTGTTGCGCGAGCTGCTCGACCTGCTCGACCAGGCGGCCCCGGTCGAGCGGATCGCGCAGGTCGCGGCCGCCGCGGGCGCCGATGCCGAGGTCGAGCACGCGGCCGAGGCGGCACTGCGGGTACGCCGCAGGCTGTCCGAGCACTCGCGGCGGGAGGCCGAGCTGACCGCGCTGTTCGACACCGCGAGCGACCTGGCCCTGCTGCGGGACACCGATGCCGTGTTGCGCTCGATCGTGCACCGCGCGCGCAGCCTGCTGCTGACCGACACCGCGTACCTCACCCTGAACGACCCGGAGGCCGGGCAGACCTACATGCGGGTCACCGAGGGCTCCACCTCGGCGCTGTTCCAGCGGCTCACGCTGAACCTCGGGGAGGGCCTCGGCGGGCTGGTCGCGCAGACCGCCCTGCCCTACGCCACCGCCAACTACGGCACCGACCGGCGATTCGAGCACACCCCGGCGATCGACGCCGGGGTCGCCGACGAGGGCCTGGTGGCGATCCTCGGCGTGCCCCTGCTACTGGGCAGCACCGTGATCGGGGTGCTGTACGCGGCGAACCGCTCGGCGCGCGAGTTCTCCGCCGCGGAGGTGTCCCTGCTGACCTCGCTGGCCAACCACGCGGCGATCGCGCTGGACACCGCGCGGCTGCTGGAGGAATCCCGCACCGCGCTGGCCGAGCTGAATGCGGCCAACGAGGTCATCCGGGCGCACAGCGACGCGATGGCACGGGCCCAGGACGCCCACGACCGGCTGTCCGACCTGGTGCTGCGCGGTGGCGATACGGCGCAGGTCGCCGCCGCACTCGGCAGCGTGCTCGGCGCGCGGGGCATCGTGGTGCACGACGCCGCGGGCAGCGAGCTCGCCGTCGCGGGTCACGGTCCGCGGGAGCTGCCAGCCGGGCTGGTCGAGCGGTCCAGGACCGCGGGCCGCGCGATCCAGGACGGCGGCACCTGGGTATGCGCGATCCTCGCCGGGCCCGAGCTGCTCGGCAGCATCACCCTGACCGCGGACACCGAGCTGACCGAGGCCGACCGCAGGCTGTTCGAGCGGGCCAGTGTGGTCACCGCCCTGCTGTTGCTGCTGCGCCGCTCGGTGGCGGAAACCGAGGACCGGCTGCGCGGCGAGCTGATCACGGACCTGCTCACCGCGCCGGAGCGCGATCCGGACGGCCTGCTGGAACGCGGCAGGCGGCTGGGCATCGACCTGCGTGATCCGCATCTGGTCGCGGTGGCGCACGCCGGGGACGTCAGCAGGCGGCGGCTCACCGCGGCCGTGCCCTGGCTGCCCCCGGCCAGGATGGTGGGCGCCCATGCCGACACGGTGGTGCTGCTGGCGCAGGGCGAGGACCCCGCGGTCTTGGGCGAACGGCTGGCGGGGGAGCTGAGTACGGCGGTCGGCCGCCCGGTGACCGTTGGCGCGGCCGGTCCCGCCGCCGGTCCCGCCGGGCTGGTCGACGCGCATGCCGAGGCCCGCCGCTGCCTGCATGCCCTGCTGGCGCTCGGCCGTGGCGGAACGGGCACCGCGATGAGCGGCCTCGGTTTCGTCGGAGCGCTGCTCGGTGACCGCGCCGACATCCACGGCTACGTGCGCGCGACGCTCGGCCCGGTGCTCGACTACGACCGCAGGCGCGGTACCGAGCTGATGCGCACCCTGAACACGTACTTCGCCTGCGGCGGCAGCCTGACCAGGGCCAAGGACGAGCTGCACGTGCATGTGAACACGGTGGCGCAGCGGCTGGAGCGGATCGCAGGGCTGCTCGGGACGGACTGGCAGGAACCCGAGCGTGCCCTGGAGATCCAGCTCGCGCTGCGGCTGCATGCCGTCTCCGGGCCGGGGTAG
- a CDS encoding YrhK family protein yields MPESADPPPLLLSFGHEELVIRQRYEVASIVNDILIAFWFVLGSVFFFYESLTTAGTWFFLIGSIELMIRPVLRLSRRVHLRRVRSGSPGETAQDF; encoded by the coding sequence ATGCCCGAGTCCGCCGACCCGCCACCGCTGCTGCTGTCCTTCGGCCACGAGGAACTGGTCATCCGCCAGCGCTACGAGGTGGCCAGCATCGTCAACGACATCCTCATCGCGTTCTGGTTCGTGCTGGGCAGTGTTTTCTTTTTCTACGAAAGCCTGACCACGGCCGGAACCTGGTTCTTCCTCATCGGCAGTATCGAACTGATGATCCGGCCGGTCCTGCGGCTCTCCCGCAGGGTGCACCTGCGCCGGGTCCGGAGCGGGTCACCCGGAGAAACCGCCCAGGACTTCTAG
- a CDS encoding alpha/beta hydrolase, with amino-acid sequence MRHPFLSIAAAALVAAPLLIASPAPAQAAGLDWQPCPDDAALDCATLSVPLNWAEPDGERIELSLVRREGSSKAGDKLGTLVYGPGGPGGSGVADLKSDPIFQDPVYQHYDVVSYDSRGIGESSPIRCETDNFVRDWPTTRREFRRQLWKNRAYMADCRKRTGPVYDHVDTRSDVRDLDTIRAALGEDKLNYYGVSYGTLRGQQYAEMFPERVGRLILDSTMDHSIDNAWDFMRTETGLREEMFGIFVERCAERQECALHGRDIEALTDRLYERAERGELTDPEEPGRKLDEIGLALSMENLVLGRQWPKLADHLLALEQQADRQLRTASVQEVGNDPSKPIWCNDWNYRVHTFAEAEYLTRRLAKEAPNVRFSSYDYWAVACLGWPRKPVNQPHELELSEEVPPILIANARFDPATVYPWAQAVAEQSGMPLLTYDGGGHGMYFVDSCSREYMHEYLLTGKTPPDGTHCPAQEGPATRSAEPALPMPPSLTEGFASAMR; translated from the coding sequence ATGCGTCATCCATTCCTTTCCATCGCGGCCGCGGCACTGGTCGCGGCACCGCTCCTGATCGCGAGTCCGGCACCGGCACAGGCCGCCGGGCTCGACTGGCAGCCCTGTCCGGACGATGCCGCGCTGGACTGCGCCACCCTCTCCGTGCCGTTGAACTGGGCCGAACCCGACGGCGAACGGATCGAGCTCTCCCTGGTCCGTCGGGAGGGCAGCAGCAAGGCCGGGGACAAGCTGGGCACCCTGGTCTACGGCCCCGGCGGGCCGGGTGGTTCCGGGGTCGCCGACCTGAAGTCCGACCCGATCTTCCAGGACCCCGTCTACCAGCACTACGACGTGGTCAGCTACGACTCGCGCGGGATCGGGGAGAGCAGCCCGATCCGCTGCGAGACCGACAACTTCGTGCGCGACTGGCCCACCACCCGCAGGGAGTTCCGCCGGCAGTTGTGGAAGAACCGGGCGTACATGGCGGACTGCCGCAAGCGCACCGGACCGGTCTATGACCATGTGGACACCCGCAGCGATGTGCGTGACCTGGACACCATCCGCGCCGCCCTCGGCGAGGACAAGCTGAACTACTACGGAGTCTCCTACGGCACGCTGCGCGGCCAGCAGTACGCCGAGATGTTCCCGGAAAGAGTCGGCAGGCTCATCCTCGACTCCACGATGGACCACAGCATCGACAACGCGTGGGATTTCATGCGGACCGAGACCGGACTACGCGAGGAAATGTTCGGCATCTTCGTGGAGCGGTGCGCCGAGCGGCAGGAGTGCGCGCTGCACGGCAGGGACATCGAGGCACTGACCGACCGGCTGTACGAGCGGGCGGAGCGGGGCGAGCTGACCGACCCGGAGGAACCGGGTCGCAAGCTGGACGAGATCGGCCTTGCGCTGTCCATGGAGAACCTGGTGCTCGGCAGGCAGTGGCCGAAGCTCGCCGACCACCTGCTGGCGCTGGAGCAGCAGGCCGATCGCCAGCTGCGGACCGCGAGCGTCCAGGAGGTCGGCAACGATCCGAGCAAGCCGATCTGGTGCAACGACTGGAACTACCGGGTGCACACCTTCGCCGAGGCCGAGTACCTCACCCGCAGGCTCGCCAAGGAGGCTCCCAACGTCCGGTTCAGCAGCTACGACTACTGGGCGGTGGCCTGCCTCGGCTGGCCGCGCAAGCCGGTCAACCAGCCGCACGAGCTGGAGCTCAGCGAGGAGGTTCCGCCGATCCTGATCGCCAACGCCCGGTTCGACCCGGCGACGGTGTACCCCTGGGCGCAGGCCGTGGCCGAGCAGAGCGGCATGCCGCTGCTCACCTACGACGGCGGTGGCCACGGTATGTACTTCGTGGACTCCTGCTCCCGGGAGTACATGCACGAGTACCTGCTGACCGGCAAGACCCCGCCGGACGGCACCCACTGCCCTGCGCAGGAGGGCCCGGCGACGCGGTCGGCCGAGCCGGCCCTGCCGATGCCGCCGAGCCTGACCGAGGGGTTCGCCTCGGCCATGCGCTGA